In a single window of the Terrirubrum flagellatum genome:
- a CDS encoding ABC transporter permease has product MTDARNLLRIAMPWLVMAAFLILWEAACVIFDIQEILLPRPTRIFAMMVQRWDILLQFCLETLWTTMAGFVLAIAFGLLLGLAIGASPFVYSGLYPLLIGFNAVPKVAIVPILMIWLGVGALPAIITAFVISFFPIVVNVATGLATIEPEMRDVMRSLGATQWEILTKVGIPRAMPYLFASLKVAITLAFIGSVISETVGGNRGIGFLMLSAGARNDSATTFAGLFAIAIMGVLMYVACALVEQRMTRWAFRGEIVS; this is encoded by the coding sequence GTGACGGACGCTCGCAACCTCCTCCGCATCGCGATGCCGTGGCTCGTGATGGCGGCTTTCCTGATCCTATGGGAAGCCGCCTGCGTGATCTTCGACATCCAGGAGATTCTGCTGCCGCGGCCGACGCGCATCTTCGCCATGATGGTGCAGCGCTGGGACATCCTGCTGCAATTCTGCCTTGAGACCTTGTGGACGACGATGGCGGGCTTTGTGCTCGCGATCGCATTCGGGCTGCTGCTCGGGCTCGCTATCGGCGCCTCGCCCTTCGTCTATTCCGGCCTCTATCCCCTGCTGATCGGCTTCAACGCGGTTCCAAAGGTCGCAATCGTGCCGATCCTGATGATCTGGCTCGGCGTCGGGGCGCTGCCGGCGATCATCACCGCCTTCGTCATCAGCTTCTTCCCCATCGTCGTGAATGTCGCGACGGGTTTGGCCACCATCGAGCCCGAGATGCGCGACGTGATGCGATCGCTCGGCGCGACGCAATGGGAGATCCTGACCAAGGTCGGCATTCCCCGCGCCATGCCCTACCTCTTCGCTAGCCTGAAGGTCGCGATCACGCTCGCCTTCATTGGCTCGGTCATTTCCGAGACAGTCGGCGGCAACCGCGGCATCGGCTTCCTCATGCTGTCGGCCGGGGCTCGCAACGACAGCGCCACGACCTTCGCCGGCCTGTTCGCCATCGCGATCATGGGCGTCCTCATGTACGTCGCCTGCGCGCTGGTGGAGCAGCGGATGACGCGCTGGGCCTTCCGCGGCGAGATCGTCAGCTGA
- a CDS encoding VOC family protein produces MAASAFLSLITLGVSDIKRSRAFYEALGWKASSASNETVTFFHGANGTLALYPRHLLAEDAGVSDKPTGFAGITLANNMPSEAEVDALIARAKAAGGSVVKPAQKVFWGGYSGYFSDPDGHLWEVAHNPFFPIAEDGKLRLPP; encoded by the coding sequence ATGGCCGCGTCCGCTTTCCTTTCGCTCATCACGCTCGGCGTATCCGACATCAAGCGCTCGCGCGCCTTCTACGAGGCGTTAGGCTGGAAGGCGTCGAGCGCCAGCAACGAGACCGTGACCTTCTTTCACGGCGCGAACGGAACGCTTGCGCTTTATCCCCGCCATCTGCTGGCGGAAGATGCAGGCGTTTCTGACAAGCCGACCGGCTTCGCCGGGATCACGCTCGCGAACAATATGCCGAGCGAAGCGGAGGTTGACGCGCTGATCGCACGCGCGAAAGCAGCCGGCGGCAGCGTGGTGAAGCCCGCGCAAAAAGTATTCTGGGGCGGCTATTCCGGCTATTTCTCCGATCCCGACGGCCATCTCTGGGAAGTCGCGCATAATCCCTTCTTCCCGATCGCGGAGGACGGAAAGCTGAGGCTGCCCCCGTGA
- a CDS encoding DUF1194 domain-containing protein, protein MRRRNLVLALTVMAGLAAAGATCAQTPPAAPPPAAGPRVEVDIELVLALDISYSMDLDELALQREGYAQAFRSAEIKKAIAGGQVGRIAVLMFDWASSYDQRVSVPWTLLDTPESIDAFADKISAVPIRRASRTSISGAIDFAAAQLEGNRYEGTRRVIDISGDGPNNNGRPVVPARDDALAKGVTINGLPIVMKRGGWGDIDDLDEYYKACVIGGPRAFMVPIKSKEEFIPAIRTKLLLEIANLQPRDLPLDSPFNDLVRRTQYSGKSDCLVGERQWRERWERGG, encoded by the coding sequence ATGCGCCGACGAAATCTGGTGCTTGCTTTGACGGTGATGGCCGGGCTCGCCGCGGCTGGCGCGACCTGCGCGCAGACCCCACCCGCTGCGCCTCCTCCAGCCGCCGGCCCGCGCGTCGAGGTCGACATCGAGCTCGTGCTGGCGCTCGACATTTCCTACTCCATGGACCTGGACGAGCTCGCGCTGCAGCGCGAAGGCTACGCCCAGGCTTTCCGTTCCGCCGAGATCAAGAAGGCGATCGCCGGCGGTCAGGTCGGCCGCATCGCGGTGCTGATGTTCGACTGGGCCTCGTCCTACGATCAGCGCGTCAGCGTGCCCTGGACATTGCTGGACACGCCGGAATCGATCGACGCTTTCGCCGACAAGATTTCGGCCGTTCCGATCCGCCGCGCATCGCGCACCTCGATCTCGGGCGCGATCGATTTCGCTGCGGCGCAGCTTGAAGGCAATCGCTATGAGGGAACGCGCCGCGTCATCGACATCTCCGGCGACGGCCCCAACAACAATGGCCGTCCCGTGGTGCCGGCGCGCGATGATGCGCTCGCCAAGGGCGTGACCATCAATGGCCTGCCGATCGTGATGAAGCGCGGCGGCTGGGGCGACATCGACGACCTCGACGAATATTACAAAGCCTGCGTCATCGGCGGCCCGCGCGCCTTCATGGTGCCGATCAAATCAAAGGAAGAGTTCATCCCCGCGATCCGAACCAAGTTATTGCTGGAGATCGCGAACCTTCAGCCGCGCGATCTTCCGCTCGACAGTCCGTTCAACGATCTGGTCAGGCGCACGCAATATTCCGGCAAGTCAGACTGCCTCGTTGGCGAACGGCAATGGCGCGAACGCTGGGAAAGGGGCGGTTGA
- a CDS encoding HAD family phosphatase → MTGQPTIPVFDIGNVLVEWDPRHLYRKMFDDHGEMERFLANVCTNEWNLEQDRGRSFADAIAALTPDFPHYADHIRAYDDRWPEMIPGAIEDSVDMLMTLRAKCPRVFAITNFNQDKFKLAQARFPFLTIFDDVVVSGDERLLKPDPAIYEVLFKRQNVKPSDCAFVDDSEKNVLAARALGMHAIHFRSPQQARAEFRALGFPV, encoded by the coding sequence ATGACCGGACAACCGACCATTCCTGTTTTCGACATCGGCAACGTGCTCGTCGAGTGGGATCCACGCCATCTCTATCGCAAGATGTTCGACGATCACGGCGAGATGGAGCGCTTTCTCGCCAATGTCTGCACCAACGAATGGAATCTGGAGCAGGATCGCGGCCGCTCCTTCGCCGACGCCATCGCCGCGCTGACGCCTGACTTTCCGCACTACGCTGACCATATTCGCGCCTATGATGATCGCTGGCCCGAGATGATCCCAGGCGCGATCGAAGACTCGGTCGACATGCTGATGACCTTGCGCGCGAAATGCCCGCGCGTCTTCGCCATCACCAACTTCAACCAGGACAAGTTCAAGCTGGCGCAGGCGCGTTTTCCTTTCCTGACGATCTTCGATGACGTCGTGGTGTCCGGGGATGAAAGACTGCTCAAGCCGGACCCGGCGATCTACGAAGTTTTGTTCAAACGCCAGAATGTGAAGCCGTCCGATTGCGCCTTCGTCGATGATTCCGAGAAGAATGTGCTGGCGGCGCGCGCGCTCGGCATGCATGCGATCCATTTCCGGTCGCCGCAACAGGCGCGGGCTGAATTCCGCGCCCTCGGATTTCCTGTGTGA
- a CDS encoding methylglyoxal synthase: protein MSARRLALVAHDRKKEAMVAFAERHRETLRKFDLVATGTTGGQIIARCPDLTVTRLKSGPLGGDQQIGALIAEGKVDGLFFFVDPLSPHPHDVDVKALMRLALVYDIPMALNPATAGLMIDRLASSEPGSPA from the coding sequence ATGAGCGCCCGCAGGCTGGCGCTCGTCGCCCATGACCGCAAGAAGGAGGCGATGGTCGCTTTCGCCGAGCGCCATCGCGAGACCTTGCGCAAGTTCGATCTTGTCGCAACAGGCACCACGGGCGGGCAGATCATCGCGCGCTGTCCCGATCTTACGGTGACCCGTCTGAAGAGCGGACCGCTCGGCGGCGACCAGCAGATCGGCGCGCTGATCGCCGAAGGCAAGGTCGATGGCCTCTTCTTCTTCGTGGATCCCCTGTCGCCTCATCCCCATGACGTCGACGTCAAGGCGCTGATGCGGCTGGCGCTCGTCTACGACATCCCGATGGCGCTCAATCCCGCAACGGCGGGGCTGATGATTGATCGGCTGGCCTCATCGGAGCCGGGCTCGCCGGCCTGA
- a CDS encoding ABC transporter ATP-binding protein, which yields MNAIELVDIDKRFGAVHANKGVTMEVARGAIHGIVGENGAGKSTLMSILYGFYEADAGEIRVNGKPVRFKSSRDAIAAGIGMVFQHFMLVENFTVLENILLGAEGGAMLGPGRAKTRADILKLAKDYALEVEPDAIAGELSVGLQQRVEILKALVRGSDILILDEPTGVLTPQEADHLFRILGQLRANGKTVILITHKLREIMAITDSVSVMRRGEMVATLPTSDTNPDQLASLMVGRRVKLRVDKEPAQPKAEVLRVSHVNVVDERGVTRVSDASFSIRAGEIVGIAGVAGNGQSELMEAIAGMRPIASGDISFNSAPVACDPQDLRKRGMGHVPEDRHRTGLVVAFEACENGILGYHDAPQCNNGPLLDRAAIVDLSSQRMQAYDVRPPDPLLRAASFSGGNQQKIVLAREIEQDPALLLVGQPTRGVDIGAIEFIHRRIVSMRDQGKAVLLVSVELDEIMALSDRILVMCGGRILGERNAADTDERELGLLMAGVGADKAA from the coding sequence ATGAACGCCATCGAACTCGTCGATATCGACAAGAGATTCGGCGCTGTGCACGCCAACAAGGGCGTGACCATGGAGGTCGCGCGCGGCGCGATCCACGGCATTGTCGGCGAGAACGGCGCCGGCAAATCGACGCTGATGTCGATCCTCTACGGCTTCTATGAAGCGGACGCCGGCGAAATCCGCGTCAACGGCAAGCCGGTTCGTTTCAAAAGTTCTCGCGATGCGATCGCCGCCGGCATTGGCATGGTGTTCCAGCATTTCATGCTGGTCGAGAACTTCACCGTGCTCGAGAATATCCTGCTTGGCGCCGAAGGCGGCGCGATGCTGGGACCCGGACGCGCGAAGACGCGCGCCGATATTCTGAAACTCGCGAAGGACTACGCGCTCGAAGTCGAACCCGACGCCATCGCCGGCGAGCTCTCGGTCGGCCTGCAGCAGCGCGTCGAAATCCTGAAAGCGCTGGTGCGCGGCTCCGACATCCTGATTCTCGACGAGCCGACGGGCGTGCTGACGCCGCAGGAGGCGGACCATCTCTTCCGCATTCTCGGCCAGCTCCGCGCCAACGGGAAAACCGTCATCCTGATCACGCACAAGCTGCGTGAGATCATGGCGATCACCGACAGCGTGTCGGTGATGCGGCGCGGCGAGATGGTGGCGACGCTGCCGACATCCGACACCAATCCCGATCAGTTGGCGTCGCTGATGGTGGGGCGACGCGTGAAGCTGCGCGTCGACAAGGAGCCGGCGCAACCGAAAGCCGAAGTGCTGCGCGTCTCCCATGTCAATGTCGTCGACGAGCGCGGCGTGACGCGCGTCAGCGACGCCAGCTTCTCGATCCGCGCGGGCGAGATCGTCGGCATCGCGGGCGTCGCCGGCAACGGGCAATCGGAACTGATGGAGGCGATCGCCGGCATGCGGCCGATCGCGTCGGGCGACATCTCGTTCAACAGCGCGCCGGTGGCTTGCGATCCGCAGGATTTGCGCAAGCGCGGCATGGGTCATGTGCCGGAAGATCGCCATCGCACGGGTCTCGTCGTCGCGTTCGAGGCCTGTGAGAATGGCATTCTCGGTTATCACGACGCGCCGCAATGCAATAACGGGCCGCTGCTCGACCGCGCCGCGATCGTCGATCTCTCCTCGCAGCGCATGCAGGCCTATGACGTGCGTCCGCCCGATCCGCTTCTGCGCGCCGCCTCCTTCTCCGGCGGCAATCAGCAGAAGATCGTGCTGGCGCGCGAGATCGAGCAGGACCCTGCTTTGCTGCTGGTCGGACAGCCGACGCGCGGCGTCGATATCGGCGCCATCGAATTCATCCACAGGCGCATCGTCAGCATGCGCGACCAGGGCAAGGCGGTGCTGCTCGTCTCGGTCGAACTTGACGAGATCATGGCCCTTTCCGACCGCATCCTCGTGATGTGCGGCGGCCGGATTCTCGGCGAGCGCAACGCCGCCGACACCGACGAGCGCGAGCTCGGCCTGCTGATGGCCGGCGTCGGCGCCGACAAGGCGGCGTGA
- the hrpB gene encoding ATP-dependent helicase HrpB, whose product MRPFSSPLPIDEALPELLAALSARNSTVLVAPPGAGKTTRVPLALLDESWLGDKKIILLEPRRLAARAAADRMAKTLGEKVGDTVGLRVRLGSKISARTRIEVVTEGVFTRMIVDDPELAGVGAVLFDEYHERSLDADLGLAFALDAQAGLRPDLRVLVMSATLDGARVSSLLDDAPLIRSEGRSFPVETRHVSRDPNRRIEDQIVDVIQRSLRADTGSLLVFLPGQGPIARVADRTRESVDAKHVLVAPLYGAMDQRAQDEAVQPAPSDVRKIVLATSIAETSLTIEGVRVVIDSGLARVPRYEPDIGVTRLETVRVSRAAADQRRGRAGRIEPGVCYRLWDEAATGALDAFARPEILDADLSGLLLDCASWGMTDPTQLKFLDAPPAPALNEARALLTRLDALDETGRLTEMGRRIRALPLPARLARMVIDAATHGQAREAALIAAVIVERGLGGDGVDLHERLDRFGRDRGDRARAMRQSAENWAREAAQGRAKDSSELSEAALLALAYPDRIAKARGKRGDFVMANGRGASLPETDRLARASFLVIAEISGGAANARILLAATLETEEIDAIAAQRGVLREEIAFDPAARALRARGVRRLDAIVLDEKPLPVPATIESARALARGAAATGIDRLNWSKAQAQLRERVNYLRAALLRAGDTVKAEAWPDLSDGALASSAEEWLAPYIIGRTRLDDISPDDLQAALDALVPYNLRRDLDAAMPSHFAAPTGSQIAIDYGLEEGPVLAIRVQELFGLDKHPAIGGGAIPLTLHLLSPARRPIQITKDLPGFWRGSWAAVRSDLRGQYPRHPWPENPREAAPTTRAKPRGT is encoded by the coding sequence ATGCGCCCCTTCTCCTCTCCCCTCCCTATCGATGAGGCGCTGCCGGAATTGCTCGCCGCGCTGAGCGCGCGCAATTCCACGGTGCTCGTCGCGCCGCCGGGCGCGGGCAAGACGACGCGGGTTCCGCTCGCGCTGCTCGACGAATCCTGGCTTGGCGACAAGAAGATCATTCTGCTTGAGCCGCGCCGTCTCGCTGCGCGCGCCGCCGCCGATCGCATGGCCAAGACGCTTGGCGAGAAGGTCGGCGACACGGTCGGTCTGCGCGTGCGTCTGGGTTCGAAAATCTCGGCGCGCACGCGCATCGAGGTGGTCACCGAAGGCGTGTTCACGCGCATGATCGTCGATGATCCCGAACTCGCCGGCGTCGGCGCGGTGCTGTTCGACGAATATCATGAGCGTTCGCTCGACGCCGATCTCGGCCTCGCCTTCGCGCTCGATGCACAGGCGGGGCTGCGGCCCGATCTGCGGGTGCTCGTAATGTCGGCGACGCTCGATGGCGCGCGCGTATCATCTTTGCTCGACGACGCGCCGCTGATCCGCAGCGAGGGACGAAGCTTTCCCGTGGAGACGCGGCATGTCAGCCGCGATCCGAACAGGCGCATCGAGGATCAGATCGTCGACGTGATCCAGCGCTCGTTGCGTGCGGATACGGGCTCGCTTCTCGTCTTTCTACCGGGACAGGGGCCGATCGCGCGCGTCGCCGACCGAACACGCGAGAGCGTCGATGCGAAGCATGTCCTTGTCGCGCCGCTCTATGGCGCGATGGACCAGCGCGCGCAGGACGAGGCGGTGCAACCGGCGCCATCAGACGTCCGCAAGATCGTGCTCGCGACCTCGATCGCCGAGACGTCGCTGACCATCGAAGGCGTGCGCGTGGTGATCGATTCCGGCCTCGCCCGCGTGCCGCGCTATGAGCCCGACATCGGCGTGACGCGCCTTGAAACCGTGCGCGTTTCGCGCGCCGCCGCCGATCAGCGGCGCGGCCGCGCCGGCCGCATCGAGCCCGGCGTCTGCTACCGGCTGTGGGACGAAGCCGCGACCGGCGCGCTCGACGCCTTCGCCCGGCCGGAAATTCTCGACGCCGACCTCTCCGGGCTGCTGCTCGACTGCGCCTCCTGGGGCATGACGGATCCCACGCAACTCAAATTCCTGGATGCGCCGCCGGCGCCAGCGCTCAACGAAGCGCGCGCGCTGCTGACCCGGCTGGACGCGCTCGACGAAACGGGTCGGTTGACCGAAATGGGCCGACGCATCCGCGCGCTCCCCTTGCCGGCGCGTCTTGCGCGCATGGTGATCGACGCCGCGACGCACGGACAGGCGCGCGAAGCGGCGCTGATCGCAGCGGTCATCGTTGAACGCGGACTCGGCGGCGATGGCGTTGATCTGCATGAACGGCTTGATCGCTTCGGCAGGGATCGCGGCGACCGCGCGCGCGCCATGCGGCAGAGCGCCGAGAACTGGGCGCGTGAAGCGGCGCAAGGACGCGCCAAAGACTCAAGCGAGTTAAGCGAGGCCGCGCTGCTTGCGCTCGCCTATCCCGACCGCATCGCGAAAGCGCGCGGCAAGCGCGGCGACTTCGTCATGGCGAATGGACGCGGCGCCTCGCTTCCCGAAACGGATCGGCTGGCGCGCGCGTCTTTTCTCGTCATCGCTGAGATCAGCGGCGGCGCAGCGAATGCGCGCATCCTGCTCGCCGCGACGCTCGAAACCGAGGAGATCGACGCGATCGCAGCGCAGCGCGGCGTCCTGCGCGAAGAGATCGCATTCGACCCTGCCGCGCGGGCCCTGCGCGCACGCGGCGTCAGACGACTCGACGCGATCGTGCTTGATGAAAAGCCGCTGCCTGTTCCCGCGACGATCGAATCCGCGCGGGCTTTGGCGCGGGGCGCCGCGGCGACGGGGATCGACCGGCTCAACTGGTCGAAGGCGCAGGCGCAATTGCGCGAGCGGGTGAATTATCTTCGCGCAGCGCTCCTACGCGCCGGCGACACAGTAAAAGCAGAGGCATGGCCCGATCTGTCGGACGGCGCGCTCGCCTCATCGGCAGAGGAATGGCTCGCGCCTTACATCATCGGCCGCACACGGCTCGACGACATCAGCCCGGACGATCTCCAGGCGGCGCTCGACGCGCTCGTTCCCTATAACCTCCGGCGCGATCTCGATGCGGCGATGCCGTCGCATTTCGCCGCGCCGACGGGATCGCAGATCGCCATCGACTATGGCCTCGAGGAAGGCCCCGTTCTCGCGATCCGCGTGCAGGAGCTGTTCGGTCTCGACAAGCATCCGGCAATTGGCGGCGGCGCAATCCCGCTCACGCTGCATCTCCTGTCGCCAGCGCGCCGCCCGATCCAGATCACGAAGGACCTGCCAGGATTCTGGCGCGGCTCGTGGGCGGCAGTGCGGTCCGATCTACGGGGGCAATATCCCCGGCATCCCTGGCCGGAGAATCCGCGCGAGGCGGCGCCGACGACGCGCGCGAAGCCGCGCGGGACCTGA
- a CDS encoding BMP family ABC transporter substrate-binding protein, with translation MGFRPSLPQWGAALAAVAMSATIAWAQPKPAVVFDMGGKFDKSFNEGVFNGVERFKKETGIEYAEFEVTNPSQREQALRNFARRGNDPIIAVGFAQEDALKKVAAEFPNLKFTIIDSVVELPNVQSVVFKEHEGSYLVGVLAALASKTGKVGFIGGMDIPLIRKFACGYAQGVKAAKPGAELFQNMTGTTPAAWRDPVKGGELAKSQIDRGADVIYAAAGGTGLGVLQTAADNGKLGIGVDSNQDHLHPGKVLTSMLKRVDNAAYGAFTGVKNGTWKPGILNLGLAEDGVGYSLDDYNKALITEDMKKVVDQAAADIKSGKVKVHDYMSDSKCPI, from the coding sequence ATGGGTTTCCGTCCGAGTTTGCCGCAGTGGGGCGCCGCGCTCGCCGCCGTCGCGATGTCCGCCACGATCGCCTGGGCGCAGCCGAAGCCGGCGGTGGTGTTCGACATGGGCGGCAAGTTCGACAAATCCTTCAACGAGGGCGTGTTCAACGGCGTCGAGCGCTTCAAGAAGGAGACCGGCATCGAATACGCCGAGTTCGAGGTGACCAATCCCAGTCAGCGCGAGCAGGCGCTGCGCAACTTCGCGCGCCGCGGCAATGATCCGATCATCGCCGTCGGCTTCGCGCAGGAGGACGCGCTGAAGAAAGTCGCAGCGGAATTCCCGAACCTGAAATTCACGATCATCGACTCCGTCGTCGAACTCCCCAATGTGCAGTCGGTCGTGTTCAAGGAGCATGAGGGCTCCTATCTCGTCGGCGTTCTCGCGGCGCTCGCCTCGAAGACTGGCAAGGTCGGCTTCATCGGCGGGATGGATATTCCGCTGATCCGCAAATTCGCCTGCGGCTACGCTCAGGGCGTGAAGGCGGCGAAGCCAGGCGCGGAGCTCTTCCAGAATATGACGGGCACGACGCCGGCGGCGTGGCGCGATCCGGTCAAGGGCGGCGAGCTCGCCAAGAGCCAGATCGATCGCGGCGCCGATGTGATCTACGCCGCGGCGGGCGGCACCGGCCTCGGCGTGCTGCAGACCGCGGCCGACAATGGCAAGCTCGGCATCGGCGTCGATTCAAACCAGGACCATCTGCATCCCGGCAAGGTGCTGACCTCGATGCTGAAGCGCGTCGACAATGCGGCTTACGGCGCCTTCACCGGCGTGAAGAACGGAACCTGGAAGCCCGGCATTCTCAATCTCGGCCTCGCCGAGGACGGCGTCGGCTACTCGCTCGACGATTACAACAAGGCGCTCATCACCGAAGACATGAAGAAGGTTGTCGATCAGGCAGCTGCGGACATCAAGTCGGGCAAGGTGAAGGTGCACGACTATATGTCGGATTCGAAATGCCCGATCTGA
- a CDS encoding ABC transporter ATP-binding protein: protein MMNSTSPPLVDLRQVSLAYGTGATRTLALGDATLSIEKGEFIAVVGPSGCGKSTLMKLVTGLLPPTSGEVVVHGQKVTRPIKGVGMAFQNPTLMPWRTMRDNILLPLEVVAPHKQRFRANKAEYIAKADALLASVGLGGFGDKYPWQLSGGMQQRSNLCRALIHEPEILMLDEPFGALDAFTREELWGVMQKLWLERRFTAVLVTHDLREAVYLADTVYVMSRRPGRVVKIRKIDLPRPRTLDSTFEPAFVDIVHELRERIHQEHAA, encoded by the coding sequence ATGATGAACTCTACCTCCCCCCCTCTCGTCGATCTCAGGCAAGTCAGTCTCGCCTATGGCACCGGCGCGACGCGCACGCTGGCGCTCGGCGACGCGACCTTGTCGATCGAGAAGGGCGAATTCATCGCCGTCGTCGGCCCGTCCGGCTGCGGCAAGTCCACCTTGATGAAGCTTGTCACCGGACTTCTGCCGCCGACATCAGGCGAAGTCGTGGTTCACGGCCAGAAGGTGACACGCCCGATCAAGGGCGTCGGCATGGCCTTCCAGAATCCGACGCTGATGCCTTGGCGCACGATGCGCGACAATATCCTGCTGCCGCTCGAAGTGGTCGCGCCGCACAAGCAGCGCTTCCGCGCCAACAAGGCGGAATACATAGCGAAGGCCGACGCGTTGCTCGCCTCCGTGGGCCTCGGCGGCTTCGGCGACAAATATCCGTGGCAGCTTTCCGGCGGCATGCAGCAACGCTCCAATCTCTGTCGCGCGCTGATCCATGAGCCTGAAATCCTGATGCTCGACGAGCCGTTCGGCGCGCTCGACGCCTTCACGCGCGAGGAGCTGTGGGGCGTGATGCAGAAACTCTGGCTCGAACGGCGCTTCACCGCAGTGCTGGTCACACATGATCTGCGCGAAGCGGTCTATCTCGCCGACACCGTGTATGTGATGAGCCGCCGGCCGGGTCGCGTCGTGAAAATCCGCAAGATCGATTTGCCGCGGCCGCGCACGCTCGACTCCACTTTCGAGCCCGCCTTCGTCGACATCGTGCATGAGTTGCGCGAGCGCATTCACCAGGAGCACGCGGCGTGA
- the ribB gene encoding 3,4-dihydroxy-2-butanone-4-phosphate synthase translates to MPHSITEGLEAFKRGEIVVVTDDDDREGEGDLIIAASLCTPEKMAFIVRHTSGIVCTPITTDEARRLRLDPMVAMNDSAHTTAFTISIDYRHGTTTGISADDRTTTVRALANPNVGANDFARPGHIFPLIAKDGGVLMRSGHTEAAVDLCKLADLPPVGVICELVNDDGTVTKGKQVADFAKRHNLVHITTADLIAYRQAREKLVERVASFTCDSPIGQLQGYAYKTPFDPVYHMAFVYGAIGDGKGMPARFHRVNIIADILGGAKSVHAALDRFKQNGRGVLIYLRDGAAGVPVTPIDQATSSEEARTNQWREVGVGAQILRDLGVTSIRNLSQTNRSYVGLSGFGIEIEEQELFEC, encoded by the coding sequence ATGCCCCACAGCATCACCGAGGGCCTGGAGGCCTTCAAGCGCGGCGAAATCGTCGTCGTGACCGACGATGATGACCGCGAGGGCGAAGGCGACCTGATCATCGCCGCTTCGCTCTGCACGCCGGAGAAGATGGCGTTCATCGTCCGCCACACCTCCGGCATCGTCTGCACGCCGATCACCACCGACGAGGCGCGCCGACTTCGGCTCGACCCGATGGTGGCGATGAATGACAGCGCCCACACCACCGCCTTCACCATCTCGATCGACTATCGCCACGGCACCACGACCGGCATCTCCGCAGACGACCGCACGACGACAGTGCGAGCCCTCGCCAACCCGAACGTGGGCGCGAACGACTTCGCCCGGCCGGGCCATATTTTTCCGCTGATCGCCAAGGATGGCGGCGTTCTGATGCGGTCTGGCCATACGGAAGCGGCCGTCGACCTCTGCAAGCTCGCGGACCTGCCGCCGGTCGGCGTCATTTGCGAGCTCGTCAATGACGACGGCACGGTGACCAAGGGCAAGCAAGTCGCAGACTTCGCGAAACGTCACAATCTCGTTCACATCACGACAGCCGATCTCATCGCTTACCGCCAGGCGCGCGAGAAGTTGGTCGAGCGTGTCGCGAGCTTCACCTGCGACAGTCCGATCGGACAGCTGCAAGGCTACGCCTACAAGACGCCGTTCGACCCGGTCTACCACATGGCCTTCGTCTATGGCGCGATCGGCGACGGCAAGGGCATGCCGGCGCGCTTCCATCGCGTGAACATCATCGCCGACATTCTCGGCGGCGCGAAATCGGTGCATGCGGCGCTGGATCGCTTCAAGCAGAACGGACGCGGCGTGCTGATCTATCTGCGCGACGGCGCGGCCGGCGTTCCCGTCACGCCGATCGATCAGGCGACGTCGAGCGAGGAGGCGCGCACCAACCAGTGGCGCGAGGTCGGCGTCGGCGCGCAGATCCTGCGCGATCTCGGCGTGACCTCGATTCGCAATCTCTCGCAAACCAACCGCTCCTATGTCGGCTTGTCCGGCTTCGGCATCGAAATCGAGGAGCAGGAACTGTTCGAGTGCTGA